Proteins from a single region of Ziziphus jujuba cultivar Dongzao chromosome 1, ASM3175591v1:
- the LOC107426660 gene encoding uncharacterized protein LOC107426660 — translation MKKMKGVVAMEPSLVFEDTRNRFKLQSLMQDYEELEKETEVMKQKMTLMNQKKLTLLAEVRFLKRRYKYLIDNQSMKPRQPNKDITQLQNYEIRSVNTTKAKNYIKKGAPRYPVPVLELNQRERNRMEATLEKSVPILDLHHKMRTFGGMETALQSSKPVFDLNQQERFHSGKEVTKRKNIPAFDLNQISREEEELQANCEPLGREDSMKSLLRGGNDEQHNDMKLLLCRNIGNGPSRAGKRKITWQDQVALRV, via the exons atgaagaagatgaaaggGGTTGTTGCTATGGAGCCTTCTCTTGTGTTCGAGGACACGAGAAACAGGTTCAAGCTTCAAAGTCTTATGCAAGACTATGAAGAGTTGGAGAAG GAAACAGAGGTCATGAAGCAAAAAATGACGTTAATGAATCAGAAGAAGTTGACCCTTTTGGCTGAAGTCAG GTTTTTGAAGCGGAGATACAAATACTTGATTGACAATCAATCTATGAAGCCCCGCCAGCCAAATAAAGATATCACACAATTACAAAATTATGAAATCCGAAGTGTTAACACTACAAAGGCTAAGAATTACATTAAAAAGGGAGCTCCACGTTACCCTGTACCAGTGTTAGAGTTAAACCAAAGGGAAAGAAATAGAATGGAAGCCACCTTGGAAAAGTCTGTCCCAATATTGGACTTGCACCACAAGATGAGGACTTTCGGTGGAATGGAAACCGCTTTGCAGAGTTCGAAACCAGTTTTCGATTTGAATCAGCAGGAGAGATTTCACAGTGGGAAGGAAGTTACTAAGAGAAAAAATATTCCAGCTTTTGACTTGAACCAGATTTCG AGAGAGGAGGAAGAATTGCAGGCTAACTGTGAGCCGTTGGGAAGGGAGGATTCAATGAAAAGCTTACTTCGAGGTGGTAATGACGAGCAGCACAATGATATGAAGTTACTGCTTTGTAGGAACATCGGTAATGGCCCCAGTCGAGCTGGGAAAAGGAAGATCACTTGGCAAGATCAAGTGGCTTTAAGGGTTTGA
- the LOC107426596 gene encoding uncharacterized protein LOC107426596: MEFKFRAVDDRPISYILPSSGFRHSSTQVPGVGFPSMDFPINHDPMRNPMRNHIDYWEAIVREREKERIREEILATEIAKRRVLEAEVRRELAVLEREMAIRRGGPEGLSLEERWVSRRFDGPRLPPSHPLDDPLPFHSRSTACDMFPLPRHPDAISPDLKPSSDDKLIVLAKPKSNLSGAKRKAMAPAVVPFSLKKPKEEWSCALCQFSAISQRKLNEHLEGAKHKALEEELRARRKRKNPKNSPLLKKMTWKRYKLTESNDAGNSILGAYVEQKSLKHYETWNGSAKKSRCIKDMKFKREELLMQKFKHAENTNKMNGAEIVQKVEKTAELKNKNDFKFWCELCQVGAYSETVMKDHKKGKKHMESLQHNETWNGSEKEDDTKDIEFKSEEQPAQKFQSSENLNEVNGAELVKGEEKPAEPKDKKNFRFWCEICQVGANCVIKMEEHKNGKRHMAKLKLKVRPNGSERKKENTKDVLQESKSKIKKQQMQKCQNSKKLNEKNAAETVQGVEKKAQHKDFKFWCEICEVGAYCPVVMKDHKGGKKHFRRVEEVKTK, translated from the exons ATGGAATTCAAATTCCGAGCTGTGGATGATCGTCCGATTTCGTATATTCTACCTTCTTCCGGGTTTCGCCACTCCTCTACTCAAGTACCTGGTG TTGGTTTTCCGAGCATGGATTTTCCAATCAACCATGACCCAATGAGAAACCCAATGAGAAACCACATTGATTATTGGGAAGCGATCGTGCGCGAGCGCGAGAAGGAGCGGATCAGGGAGGAGATACTCGCGACCGAAATAGCCAAGCGGAGAGTGCTGGAGGCCGAGGTGCGTCGGGAACTCGCGGTGTTGGAGCGAGAGATGGCTATACGGAGAGGCGGTCCTGAAGGATTGTCTTTGGAGGAGCGATGGGTGTCGAGGAGATTTGATGGCCCCAGGCTGCCCCCGTCTCATCCGTTGGATGACCCCTTGCCATTTCATTCTCGTTCCACCGCATGCGATATGTTCCCGTTGCCTCGGCACCCAGACGCCATCTCTCCCGATTTGAAGCCCTCGTCGGATGATAAATTGATAGTTCTG GCTAAGCCCAAGTCAAATCTGTCTGGAGCAAAGAGGAAGGCTATGGCACCAGCTGTTGTGCCATTTAGTCTGAAGAAACCTAAGGAGGAGTGGAGTTGTGCCTTATGCCAGTTTAGTGCAATAAGTCAAAGAAAGTTGAATGAACACCTTGAAGGAGCGAAGCACAAGGCATTGGAAGAAGAACTTAGAGCTCGGAGGAAGCGTAAGAACCCTAAAAATTCACCATTGTTGAAGAAAATGACATGGAAGCGTTATAAGCTTACAGAGTCCAATGATGCTGGAAATTCAATACTGGGTGCTTATGTGGAACAGAAATCGCTTAAACACTATGAAACATGGAATGGTTCTGCAAAGAAAAGTCGGTGCATAAAGGATATGAAGTTTAAAAGGGAGGAGCTGCTAATGCAGAAATTCAAACATGCAGAAAATACAAATAAGATGAATGGGGCAGAAATAGTGCAGAAAGTGGAGAAAACAGCAGAACTCAAGAACAAGAATGATTTCAAGTTTTGGTGCGAATTGTGTCAGGTTGGTGCCTACAGTGAAACAGTGATGAAGGATCATAAGAAGGGCAAGAAGCACATGGAATCACTCCAACACAATGAAACATGGAATGGTTCAGAAAAAGAAGATGACACAAAAGACATAGAGTTTAAAAGCGAAGAGCAGCCTGCGCAGAAATTCCAAAGTTCAGAAAATTTGAATGAGGTTAATGGGGCAGAATTGGTGAAGGGAGAAGAGAAACCAGCAGAACCTAAGGACAAGAAGAATTTTAGGTTCTGGTGTGAGATATGTCAGGTTGGCGCCAACTGTGTCATAAAGATGGAGGAACATAAGAACGGGAAGAGGCACATGGCAAAGCTTAAACTTAAGGTTAGACCAAATGGTTcggaaaggaaaaaagagaataCAAAAGATGTACTACAAGAgtcaaaatctaaaattaagAAGCAGCAAATGCAGAAatgccaaaattcaaaaaagttgAATGAGAAAAATGCGGCGGAAACGGTGCAGGGAGTAGAGAAAAAGGCACAACACAAGGATTTTAAGTTTTGGTGTGAGATATGCGAGGTCGGTGCTTACTGTCCGGTAGTGATGAAGGATCATAAAGGAGGGAAGAAGCACTTTCGTAGGGTTGAGGAAGTTAAAACAAAATGA